The Trinickia caryophylli genomic sequence CATCATCTGTGCGGCCTTGAAGCGGCCGTGCAGTTTGCCGGAAATGATGTTGCCGAGCGAAAGACTCGCCGCCATGGGAAGCAGCGCAAGACCGGTCTCGCGCGCGCTGAAGCCGAGTTCGCCTTGCAAATAAAGGCTCAATACGAAGAGCAGCCCAAAGTAGCCGACATAGGCGAGGCTGCCGGCCGCGTTCATGGCGACGAGCACACTGTTGCGGAACCACGCCGTCGGCACCATCGGTTCGGGGGAGCGGCGCTCGACGAAGACGAGCAGCGCGGCCGCAGCCGCGGCGAGGGCGAACGCGGCGAGCACCTCGGGCGAGCGTGCGCCGCGCGCCGGCAATTCGATGGCCGCGAAGCACAGTGCCGCGAGGCTGACGGCGCTGGTCAGTTGCCCCGGCCAGTCGAAGCGACGCGCGCGCAGCGGGGTGTGGGCGCGCACGAGGTACCAGGTGCCAACGACGGCGAGCCCGCCCGTCGGCACATTCATGAGAAAAGCGCTGCGCCAGCCGAGGCCGTCGACGAGAAAGCCGCCGACGAGCGGACCGACCGAGGCCGCAACCGAGGCGATGGTCGCCCAGATCGCGATGGCCCGCGCGCGTGCGCCCGGATCGTCGAACGTCGCGCGCACGACGGCCAGCGATGCCGGCAGAAACAGCGCTGCGCCCGCGCCCTGAACGAAGCGTGCGGCGACGAGCACCGCCACATCGGGCGCGGCACCGCAGGCGGCTGACGCGGCGACGAAGAGCGCAAGGCCCGCGAGGTAGACGGTCTTGGCGCCCAGCCGGTCCGATGCGACCCCGCCCGCGAGGATCAAGGCGGCGAAGGTCAGCGTGTAGGCGTCGACGATCCACGCGAGCTCGGCGACGGAAGCGCCGAGGTGCGTGCGCAACGCCGGCAGCGCGACATTGACGATCGTCGTGTCGAGCACGGCCATGAACATGCCGCTTGCGACGAGGGCGAGCGTCAGGCGGCGACGCAGCGATTCGCGACGCGTGGTGCTGTCGGCCCGGTAGGGTGTTTTGATTGCACAGTCGGTCATTTCTCACTCCCGTTGTGCGTACAGTGTAGGGAGCGGCGATGATGCAATAAAGCAGTAATATCGCATCGTGGTGATGCATATTTGCATCGCCCATCTTCCATCCCGCCCGGTATGACGATGAATTGGGACAACGCACGTTTCTTTCTGGCTGTGGCAAGAGCGGGCACGCTTCGAGGTGCGGCCGCTCGCCTGTCGGTCGATCAGGCGACGGTAGGCCGCCGCGTGGCGGTACTCGAGGAGACACTGTCCGCACGGCTCTTTCTGCGCACGCCGACGATGTACGTGCTGACGCCCGCGGGCGAAGCACTGCTCGAAGCGGCGGAAGCGATGGAGCAGGCGGCGCTGCGCATCGAGCGCCGCGTGGCGGGCGCGGACGATCAACTGTGCGGCATGATCCGCGTGGCGACGACCGATTCGCTCGGCAAACGCTTCGTCGTGCCGGCCATCGCGAAGGTACAGAAAGAACATCGCGGCATCGACATTACCTGCGTGACCTCCGCGCAGGTCGCCAACCTTACGCGGCGCGAAGCGGACCTCGCGGTTCGTACAGTACGCCCCGATTCGCCCGAACTCATCGTCCGTCGGCTCGCGCGCCTCGACTCGGCGATCTACGCATCGCGCGATTATCTCGCCCGACGCGGTGAGCCGCAGGAGGGCAGCGCGTTCGCCGGACACGACCTGGTGATGTATCAGCAGCCGGTAGTGCCTTCGATGTGGGACGTCTTGTGCGGCGAGCCGACTTCGCGCGGGCGCGTCGCCTTCCAGACGTCCTCCACGCCGATGTTGTTCGAGGCGGCGATTGCCGGTATCGGGGTGGCCGAGTTGCCGTGCTTTCGCGCCGATCAGGAGTCGGAACTCGTGCGCGTCATGTCGCGTCGAACCGACCATTTCGACGTCTGGCTCGTGGCGCATGCGGATCTCTACAAGACCGCCAGGATTCAAGCGCTGATCGCGGCCATTGCCGAAGAGTTCGCGGCCTTCCGGTAGCCGTTGCGGACGTTACCTCCAAGAAGTGACGGGTGGCCGTCTTCATGTTTGCGATTACGATGGTTGCGGAAAGGTGCGTGCCGCATCGGCCCCGTCGCAGGGCGGGCGTCGCGTTCGCTTCGCGCACGAGGGGCGCGCCAAGCTTCCAAGTCGCAAAGACCGAGGCTCGGGAATGTCGAACCGGAAGCCTCTCCCTCCCCCAAGCGCCGAAGCAGCAGGGTGCTTCCTCCTCCAGCAAACGCGACGAGCCGCCTCTGATCGATGACGACGACCTGTTCTTTTCATAGCCGAATCGCGGTTACCGGCCGTTACAGAAGCGACAAGGCCGTTTCACCTCTCGATCGCAGCTCGAACTAGCATCCGCACTGCAATAAAAAATCGCCTCCATCGAGACGGCGGGCAACAACAGGGAGGGACGTCCTGCCATCAAGCGCGCCATCATCGCGCTCGCAGCGGCTTTTGCGCTAGCCCCCTCGGCACGCGATGCGCCGGCTCGTGCGGATATCGGCGCGCTTGTTGGTGGGTCGGCAAAGACAGCGAAATGTTCGAAGGGCATCCTCGATGCCGAAGGCAGCCTGGTCGCGGCCTCTTTCACCGGTACGGCGCTGACGCCAGGACTGACCGGTACTACTGACACGCAGCATCGAAACTCAAGCGAAATGTTCCGCGCGGCAGCGCCTTGCCCGCGCTCAAACTACCCCTTCATAGCGCGCTGCACGCGTCTCTCTGCTGGCGAGCGGTGTCGATGGCGCGCCGACTCGAACATCGCCGGAGAACTGGCACAGCCCAAAGATCAAGTCCCCGGGCGGCGTGGCCGCAGATATTCGTCACAAAGACACCATTTGACGGAGCGAGGCCAGGATTGGCCCTGGAATGCATTTGTGCCACGGAATATCACTATCTGAATTTTGTGGCATAGGTTGAATTAAATGGTAAGCATTTAATTGCAGTGCCTGTCAAGCATTGTCGAGTTCGATGCTGCAAGGGCGTGTAGTTGAAAATGCAGGGCGTTAATCAATAATGTCACTTGCTGGCACTCAGTGCGGCGACGCCTCCGGCGGTACATCGTTCTCGATGTGCGCAAGCGCTCGGTATATCGTGCATGGAACATTGACGAGGAATATATGGCAACCGTATCCGACTACAATAGCTATGCGACTGTAATGCTTCAGTTCGACTTTTCTGGACAGAACGGCGATGGAAGCACGATCAGTACAGCGAGGATCGATATAACCGACTCCGACAGTTCGGTTGTTTGGGGTATGTATCCTGTTGACTTTTCGTCGACGGGTCGGGGAAACACCCCATTCGCACTCACGACATCGGCGAATCCTAACAACGAGCCTTCGCTGTCAGTGCCTGTTGCTCAGCTGAATATGGTTAACAGGTCGCTGAGGATGGATTATGTCCCGGGGCAGTCCGGGCAGAATCAGGCGACGGAATTTTATATCTTTCTTTATTTTTGGGGGATGAAAAAGGGTAATTCTAATGGCTATGTCACCATCACCCCGACAATCGATACAAATCTCAAGTTAACGGTCAATGGAGATACGGCTGGCAATGGCGATTCTCTTGGTGTTTCGGCGGATTGGGTGACGGTGACTGAATAGATGGCTGTGGCATATAAAAACTAGAAACGCTGTTAATTGGTTGGTGCCGTGGAGGAAGCTATGTCACAATCAGTCAGCACATCGCAACCGTGCCGCATCAGGCTTTCGCATTTCGTATCGAGCGAAATACTGACCTTGACGGTCGGCGGCCGGGATGCCCAAGCGCATGAGTCGTTTGCCGCTTGGGCATCCTCCGATCTCGACCTCGAGGGAGCGCTGATCTCTGTCAGCTCTCCTCCCGGGCTCATTCCTTTCGTGCTTGCGAGCCTGACGATAACGAGTACGGCCTTGACCTTCACTGCGCCCCGTTTTCAGGGCGAGAAGGAAAAAGAGGCTGGGTACGTCGTTCCGTCATTGGGTGCCTCTCTATATCTCTGGGCTGAAGAGCGGACCGCGTTCGCCGATTTGACATTTACCTCTAATGTCAGCAAATCCGGCGCGGTTGTGGAGTTTGCGCTCGGAGCCTCGGGCGGTTTTCAGGTACTGCAGCAGTCGCAGGTCAAGGAATTCAAGTGGCCCACCAGGTAAAAGAGCAGCGCCGGGTCTCGCCGATATCCAATAGAGGAGTAGGCAATGTTCGGGTTCAACGTCGGTGAGGCAACCAGCGGTAGCGGCAGTGATGAAACAGACTCACCGAATGTTGTCAGCGAGCGAGGCCCCGAACCGCGGAGCACCGCCACTGCTGTCCCCGCAGGCGATCTGGTCTTGACTGTCCACCAGCCGATATACGGCAACCTGTTGCGCTCGGCCGAGCCCCCTGGTTGCCCGATCCGGCTTCTTTTGACGGGCATGGACGCCGGCTACCAGGCTCGCGTTGCCATATATGACACCGGCACGCAGAGCTGGGGTATTGGCGCTCAGTGCGATCTGCTTGTTGGTGCGTCAGTGAAGTCCCTGGTACCCGGAACGCCGCTAGTCCTGGGAAGGTTCGTTATGAATGCCTCCGAGCTGCTTATCTCGGTCGCCCAGGCTTGTCCGCAAATCGAGGTTTCGCTTTATGTCGACGCAACAGTCCCGATGTTGCGTGGAGTGGTCGAACTGTCCCAGGGGGGCGTCGTTACGGTGGAGTCCCCTGTGGATCGGACGAGCGTCACGGGGCACAGCTCCTTCAGTATTGCGCTGCGATGACAAGGCGGAGGAGAAATGAATTTCATACCTGTGACGCTCGATTTTGTACAGCTCGCACCGAATTTCGACGCGAAAATAGTGATCGATACGCCGGGCGTCACGTGGTCGGCGGGTGAGCGCCAGCGCAGGGACGATCTGGGATTTTCCTGCAATGCATGGACGCCAGACGAGGCTGAATCGTTTAGCGTCCAAAGTCTGGAATTGACAAAATCAACGTTATCTCTTCTCTCCGGAGCGGGGGCAATTTCAGGGGGCGCTGTGACGTTGACCGCAATGCTGTGCGTGCCGGACGGCGTCAGTTCGATTGAAGGGCATTGCACGCTTAATAGTGCGGCACGTATTTATGTGCGATTAGGCTGCGGTGTGCCAATGGAGTGGAGGCACGGATGTATTGGCGGGTATATTCCGAAGGTGCCGCCTGGTTTCTGGTTTGTTACTTTAGGGATTGCGGGTCTGACGGGCGGCCAGTCGATCGCCATCGAACTTGCCGCGGGGAGTTCGGCACCCGTGCGATGGGCCATGGGGCATGGTACGCAGGCAACTTCGCCATTATCCATCGCATCGTACGATGGGCGGTCAATGGCTTTGGGGCGGCTATCCATTACTTCCAATAGGATCGAGCTTGTTACGCCGACGGGGCAGAGTTTCGGATCGAGTGGGAATGCCGGGTTGGATCTTGCGCTTTACATCGAAATGATGGGTGCGGCGAATTCTTCCAGCGGGAGCGCGTCCGCGCAAGTGCACCTGAGTGCGACATGTGGAGATGGCATTACCGTTGTAGCAAAGCTGCCAGGAAAATTTCCTCGGTATATCGACGGCGTGCCGAAGACGCTGAACCTCGAGTAGGCAATCGGTGCGGGAACACTGAAAAACGCGCTGCCGAAAAATATAGAGCGCCTGGGCATGGGTGTCCCTTCTCATACGTTATCAGGTTGAAACTCATGGCCGTGTCAACGATCGATGCAGAACAAGTGATAGCGGGTGTGAGTAACGCGCTACGGAGCTTCATTTGCGCCAGCGTTCCACGTATCGCGTCCGAGGCGGCGGTCACATTCGATTCGCCGGCCAAACTCGACAGCGAGAACGAAAACAAGCTTGCGCTCTACTTGTACCAGATGGAACTGAATCCGGAGCTGCGCAACACCTCGCCTGCACTATCCGCGGTGCAGAGCAATCCATCGTCGTTGGCTTCGCTCACGCTTACGCCGGCGCCGTTGGCGGTCGACCTGCTCTATATGCTCGTCGTCTATGGTCAGTCGGCCGAGTACGAGCAGATGATCGCGGGCAGCATCGTCAATCTGCTGGACCGAAGCGGCCGGATACCATCCGACTTTATCGGTCCGGCGCTGAGGGCCAGCGGAAACAGCGGCCTTGCAATCGTCCCTCAGCCGGCATCGATTCACGTACTGCGCGACTTATGGGCCGCGTTTCCAAACAAGGCGTATCACCTGACCAAGTTGTACTCCATCTCTCCGGTTCGGTTGCCCGCACCCACGAGCGTGTCGGCCGACATGACCGTGAATGTGAATCCGGTCGGCGCGACTGTTACCGATCCTCCACCAAAGGCGGTGGGATGAAACGAAAAGCGGTCGTGCAGACTGGGCTGGCTGCCGTCGTGCAACTGAACGACGGGTTTTCCGGCGAACCGATAGCGGATGCAAGCGTGCTGTTCAAGCTCGACCAGACCCCATGCACGCCGCTTCGCAAAGCGGACGGATTCTTTGTGTTCACGCATTTGCAGAACGGCGCGCCTCACTGCCTGGACATTGCCTGTGCCGGGTTCTTCGATGCACAGGTGACGTTGTCGGTCATTCCGTTTCCGCTCACGCGGCCGCTCGCGGAATCGATCGTCGTGTGCCAATTGGAGCCGAGCCCGGTCTATCCGTACCCGGCCGGCACCACGATCGTTTGTGGGCAGGTGACAAGCACGGGTAAGCCGCTGGCGGGCGTAGATGTGTTCGCGCTGTTTTCCGACCGCTTGGGTGCGTGGCATTACGGCAAAGCGCGATCGTACGGATCGCCGGACGACGAAGATCCCTGCAACGGACGCTATTCGCTCGTGCTTTCGTCTGCCACGGGCGCGCCGGACGTGAGTCTGCGTTTCACGAAGGACGGCTATACACCGTGGTTCGGCCAGGTAGCGGTGGCCCGGTCGATGCAAACCATTGCAAACGCCGATCTGCAGCCGGCGAAGGCCTAGCCTAAGGAGGATTCGAGCATGGCAGACGGTATCAGTTATCAGCATCCTGGCGTCTATATTCAGGAGCTGCCAGGCGTTCCGACGATCCAGGGCGTATCGACCTCGATCCCCGTATTCATCGGCTTGACCGAAAAGCTGGCCGACGAGGACGCGTACGTCGCCCGGCAGGTGACCAGTTGGGGCGATTATCAGACGCGATACGGCGCAAATGTCTGGGGGGCTTACGCTTCCTTCGCCGTCTACGAGTTTTTCATGGAGGGAGGGGCGCTTTGTTATGTGATTGGGCTGCCTCCGACGGATCTACCGCAGACGTCGAAGTCGACGGCGAAAGTTACGGTGGTCGATTGTACTGGCAGCTACACGTTCAGCGCGGCAAGCGCCGGCAGTTGGGCGAATACTCTCCAGATTGCGATTCTGGATGCCGGCCCCGTGCCGTCAGCAGGTAAAGCTTCCAATTATTTCTCGATCAATGTGATGGTGGCGGCATCGGCTCTGGCCGCGACTGCCGCCACGGTATGGGATAAACTGCTCTCGGTTTATGTAAAGAACAACTCTATCAAGAATGTAAACGGATTTTATACGCTTGAATCGTTTGGCGTATTTACGGCTTCGAGCCTGAAGACTCCCAGCGGCGGCGGCTTATGCCCGCTGCAATTGCAGATCAACAGCGCATCGATGTTTATTCGGGTGACCGGAGTGAAACCAACAACCGGTCAGCAAGGTGCTCGCTCTGTTACGCCCCACCAAATGAGCAGCGGAAGTACCATTCCGCTCAGCTCGTTGTACGCGAAGGCCATTCCCGTACTGGCGTCGGTGCCGGACGCAAGTCTTGTCGCAACTCCGGACGCGGCCGTGGTCGAATTGACAACGCAGATGACGTCGATTACACAGATCACCGACGTCATTACATCGGTGATGGCTCAGTGCCAGAAGCTACCGAATCTCTTCTACGTGATAGATGCCCCGTACGTAAGCGATCCGACAAACACGACCAATATCGTTACGTTCGTCGCTGGCGGCACCAATACGTCGCCGCTGATCTATGAGAATGCCGCGATCTATTACCCTTGGCCGCTTGTCTTGAACCAGAGCTCGGGCACCAATGTCCCCATCCCGCCGAGCGGTCCGGTGCTGGGCCGCTATGCCACGACCGACCTGGTCGCAGGCGTCCACGTTTCTCCGGCAGGTGTGCGTACGGGGCGGATTGCGACCGCAATGGCGTTGACGGGGTGGCTGACCGATAGCGATCAGGACTTGCTGAACCCCCACGGAATCAACGCGATCCGCAACATTCCCGGTTACGGCATTACGATTTACGGCGCCCGCACGCTAGCCGCGGGTCAATGGCAGTACGTTGCCGTGCGCCGTTTCGTGACGTTCGTCGAGCAGAGCCTGCGTGCGAGCCTCGAATGGGTGGTTTTCGAACCCAACAGCGAGCTGTTATGGGCAACCGTCGTGCGGGAGATCACCGCGTTCCTGACACTGCTGTGGCACCAGGGAGCGCTGTTCGGCAGTACGGCCGATGACGCGTTCTTTGTCACGTGCGACGTTACGAACAACCCCCCCTCGCTGCGCACGCAGGGCGTTCTCAATATCGATGTGGGGCTGGCCGTCCTTTATCCCGCGGAATTCGTCGTGATCCGCGTGGCGCAGATGACATCGACGTCGAGCTCGGGATCCTAACGGAGCGATTTTATGGCTACTCAGACGCCTACCCAACGGGACCCGTTTCGCGGCTTCCGGTTTCGCGTGGAGATCACCGGCATCATCGTCGCCGCGTTTTCGGAAGTCAACGTGCCGGACGTCACCGTCGATACGGTCGACTATCGGGAAGGAACCGATCCTTCTTTCCGACGAACCCTTTCGGGGCTGACCTCTTACGGCCGGGTCACGCTGAAAAAAGGGATGACTTACTCGATGGACCTTTACAACTGGCATTACCAGGTCGTGCAGCGAGGCACGTCTGCGCCGAACGCGCGCCGTAGCGCTTCGATCACGTTGCTCGATACCGACGGCTCGACGGCGGCGCAATGGTCCCTGTTCAATGCGTGGCCGACCGTCTATCAGACGACGGGGCTCAACGCGAGCAGCGCGGAAGTCATGATCGAGACGCTCGAACTTGCGATCGAATACATGAAGCGGATGAAGTGATCAACCGGAGAGGGAACAGCGATGGATCCGATCAGTACCGAGTACCCGTTCGTATTGCCGATTGGCTATCGGGGGCCAGACGGCTATCTCTATCGCGAAGGCGTTATGCGTCTGGCTACGGCGGGCGACGAAATCTATGCCATGAGAGATCACCGCGTGCAAGCCAATGCCGCTTACCTTACGGCGGTACTGCTCGCGCGCGTGGTGACGCTCGACAAGCTCGAAGTGATGTCGACCTCGGTTATCGAAGACTTGTTTCTGCGGGACTTCAACTACCTGCAGAAGCTTTATGACGAAATCAACGGCGTGGACCAGGACAGTACGGCAGCCGAGTTGCCGTCGGACATGCGAGCGAGCCTGCCGGGAAACGTCGAAGCGCTGCCGGTTCAAGCCAGCTTTACGAAGAGATAGCGTTCATCGCCTATCACTTTCACTGGTCGCATGCGGACATTCTCGCGCTGGCCCATGCAGACCGGCGGCGCTGGTGCGAGGAAATCAGCAAAATCAACGACAAGATCAATTCGGCCGATCAACAGCCGGAGCGGTCGCTCGGGATCGACCTGCGTGAGTTGGGATAAGCACAGGACGCAGTGAGTCGACCTCCGTTTCTCTGATGGTGACGCATGAGCTTTTCTCTCGGCGGCGCGGCGCGCGCATTGGAATCGTTGGGCGCAGTACAGGCACTCAAAGGATTGGCGCTTGATCCATTCAAGGCGTACAGCTTCCGGGTCGTGCTCGGAATGAACCCTTTGGGCGGCTTCAATTCAATCTCGGGCGTTGGGTGGCGCACGGAAGTTCGAACGGTGAGAGAAGGAGGGGTCAATGACTACGAGCACAAGCTGCCCGGCCAGTCCACGTGCAACGAACTCGTGTTCAGAAAGGGCCTGACGCTGTCGGATCCGATGTGGCGATGGTACAGCCAGACCATTTCGGGACGCGTATGGCGGATGAACGGGACGATCATTTTAATGTCCGATCTTCACAGGCCATCGCCCATCGACATCATGGGCACGAAAATCAGCGGGTTGCCGGCAATCGGCATGCCTGTAGCAGCATGGAGTTTCTACGGCGCGTGGCCGATCGCGCTCGAAGGTGCACAGCTCGATGCTTCGCAGAGCATGATTGCCGTTCAGCAAATGACTCTTGCAATCGATCGAATCGAAAAAACAATTGACGCAAGGTCGCTGTTCAACGCTGCCAAGTCAGTCGCGTCTCACTTGTTCTAGCCATGCCGCGCGATTCGAGTCCATCGTCGACGAAACGCCTGCCTGCGGCCGTCCGGTTTGGGCGGCGGGTCAGCGGTCGGCTTTATCGGACGGTGGGCGTGTTATCGCGCTACCCGTGGCGGATGCAATTCCCGCCGCGATTTGCGTTTGCGTTGCCCAGGCGATGGCGAGCGGAGCGTGTGTTGCAGCGAGTCGAGCGGCGCGTCTGCTCTATACAGCGAAGCAATTCTTCGAGGTCGCAAGGAACGGGTGTAGCGATGGCCAGGCGCCTTTCGTCTCGGGCGGACGCCGGACAATTGCGGCCCGCGCGAGTTGCCATCGCACGACGTGCGTTGCCGGCGTCAGCGGTGCCGCGAATCGCTGTTACCCGAACGCTCATCGCAAGGACCGCGACCGATACGACAGCGACCGATACGACGACGATCCGTGCGGTACGCACGCACGCGGATTTCAGCGGCGGGGCAGGCCGGGGCAGGAGCAAGCGCATCGTCGTACACGCCACGCGCGCCGCGGGATTCGTACACGCCGCGACGCCCGGCGTATCGACCATGCACCGCGCGCCGCGTTTCATGCGTGATGGACGCGAGCGGGGCCGCACGCCAGCGCGATCGCGGCAACCCATGCCAACCGAGCACCACGTGCGGAGCAAACGCGGGCGCGCAAGCCAGCCGTCGATATCGCCAACCGCCGTTGCGGCTGCTCGGCTCTCCGTTCCGGCGCGGCGCCTCGGCGTACCGGAGTCGCGCTCGAGCGCTCCCGCGGGTACTCATCGGCATCGGCGCAGCCAGCCGTGGTCGCCCCCGCTGCGGACGGCCGATGCGTTCGGGGCGGGGCGACATATCAGGGGCCATGCCGCGCCAGGGCGACTCAAGATCAAAGCGCCCAGGCGGGGCCGACGACCGCCCCCGGAGTCGATCATCGAGTTTGACCGGCGATCGAGGAACGCACTGGATGGCATTTCGCCGGGCATCAAGCCCCATCGTGCGCCCGGCGTTGCCCGTGCGGCCGCGGTCCGGTCCCGCGTGACGGCATCGGGGCGCTCGATTGTCCTGCGCCAGGTATCGGAGCGTGGGCATGCACCGGCGACAGAACGCCTGCGGCCCAGGCTCGATCGGCCGCGTATCGTGGCGCTCGCGGCTCTCGCCGCATACGGCGTTGCCGCGGAGCCTGTGCAACGGATACTGCGCAGACGTGCCGCGCACGAAGAGCGGGCGGGGCAGGCGAACGCGGCGGCAAGGCCGATGCGGGCCATTCACGAACCTCGCCCGGCTTCGATCGCCGATCGCGACGAGCCGATACGAGAGACGATCCGAATGGCCGCCGACGCAGCCGAGATGCACCGTATCCTCATGCCGCTGCTACAAGAGACGATTTTTTCGGAACAGACGATGGGGCGGCTGGCGAATGGCGTAATGACGCAGATTGACCGGCGCGAGAGCGCGGAACGTTATCGAAAATCGGGAGGGCGCTGATGCTGGCGAGAAACACGATGGCATTGGGCGGCCTTTCGTGGCCCGGTGGCTTGGCGCGTGCGCATATCGTGGTGGAGGGCACTGGAGGCGAGCTCGGCAAGCAAAGGATCAACGTGATGTACAACCCCACGGATCTGTCGCTGGGGCAGCGGGCGGTGGTGGATGGGTGGGGCAAGAACGTCATGTTTCATCGAACGGAGCCGGAAGATCTCGTCGTGTCGCTCTTTTTCGACACCTTCGAAGACAAGACGGACGTTCGAGTGTGGACGAACAAGATCCTCGCGCTGACCGAGCCGCGGCCTTCGAGCCGGAAAGGTCCGAAGGTGCCGCCGACCGTGCGGTTCGCCTGGGCGGACAATCTTTTCACCGGCATCGTTATCCATGTCGCGCAAAAGTTCACGATGTTTCTTGCCACGGGAATGCCGGTCCGGGCCGAGCTGACGGTTACGTTCAAGGAGGTGCTGACCGATGCGCAGGAGCTTGCGGCAAGAGGGCTCGACAATTGCCGCAAGCTATGGACCGTCGCGGCAACCGATCGTTTGGATTCGATCGCTTATGCCGCGCTGGGGGATGCCGCGCAATGGCGCCTGATCGCCGATGCGAACGGCATTTACGATCCGGCAGGCTTTCCCGGGCCGCAGTGGACAGGCGCCATCATCGCAATACCGGATACGCACGGAGAAACCTTCGAGCCGCCAGGAGCATCGGACTATGTCTGATCCGAACGATAGCGGCAATTCGCTC encodes the following:
- a CDS encoding MFS transporter gives rise to the protein MTDCAIKTPYRADSTTRRESLRRRLTLALVASGMFMAVLDTTIVNVALPALRTHLGASVAELAWIVDAYTLTFAALILAGGVASDRLGAKTVYLAGLALFVAASAACGAAPDVAVLVAARFVQGAGAALFLPASLAVVRATFDDPGARARAIAIWATIASVAASVGPLVGGFLVDGLGWRSAFLMNVPTGGLAVVGTWYLVRAHTPLRARRFDWPGQLTSAVSLAALCFAAIELPARGARSPEVLAAFALAAAAAALLVFVERRSPEPMVPTAWFRNSVLVAMNAAGSLAYVGYFGLLFVLSLYLQGELGFSARETGLALLPMAASLSLGNIISGKLHGRFKAAQMMTAGLAVAAIGVPLMVALFEMHAPHLLVYGAMVMYGAGTAVSVPPMIAAVLEQVPSEQAGVASGLLNALRQTGGLIGVALAGAATALAPRLSVSLAVVGGLSCVAYAAAAWLAAASSSR
- a CDS encoding LysR family transcriptional regulator → MNWDNARFFLAVARAGTLRGAAARLSVDQATVGRRVAVLEETLSARLFLRTPTMYVLTPAGEALLEAAEAMEQAALRIERRVAGADDQLCGMIRVATTDSLGKRFVVPAIAKVQKEHRGIDITCVTSAQVANLTRREADLAVRTVRPDSPELIVRRLARLDSAIYASRDYLARRGEPQEGSAFAGHDLVMYQQPVVPSMWDVLCGEPTSRGRVAFQTSSTPMLFEAAIAGIGVAELPCFRADQESELVRVMSRRTDHFDVWLVAHADLYKTARIQALIAAIAEEFAAFR
- a CDS encoding DUF4255 domain-containing protein — translated: MAVSTIDAEQVIAGVSNALRSFICASVPRIASEAAVTFDSPAKLDSENENKLALYLYQMELNPELRNTSPALSAVQSNPSSLASLTLTPAPLAVDLLYMLVVYGQSAEYEQMIAGSIVNLLDRSGRIPSDFIGPALRASGNSGLAIVPQPASIHVLRDLWAAFPNKAYHLTKLYSISPVRLPAPTSVSADMTVNVNPVGATVTDPPPKAVG
- a CDS encoding phage tail sheath family protein encodes the protein MADGISYQHPGVYIQELPGVPTIQGVSTSIPVFIGLTEKLADEDAYVARQVTSWGDYQTRYGANVWGAYASFAVYEFFMEGGALCYVIGLPPTDLPQTSKSTAKVTVVDCTGSYTFSAASAGSWANTLQIAILDAGPVPSAGKASNYFSINVMVAASALAATAATVWDKLLSVYVKNNSIKNVNGFYTLESFGVFTASSLKTPSGGGLCPLQLQINSASMFIRVTGVKPTTGQQGARSVTPHQMSSGSTIPLSSLYAKAIPVLASVPDASLVATPDAAVVELTTQMTSITQITDVITSVMAQCQKLPNLFYVIDAPYVSDPTNTTNIVTFVAGGTNTSPLIYENAAIYYPWPLVLNQSSGTNVPIPPSGPVLGRYATTDLVAGVHVSPAGVRTGRIATAMALTGWLTDSDQDLLNPHGINAIRNIPGYGITIYGARTLAAGQWQYVAVRRFVTFVEQSLRASLEWVVFEPNSELLWATVVREITAFLTLLWHQGALFGSTADDAFFVTCDVTNNPPSLRTQGVLNIDVGLAVLYPAEFVVIRVAQMTSTSSSGS
- a CDS encoding phage tail protein — encoded protein: MATQTPTQRDPFRGFRFRVEITGIIVAAFSEVNVPDVTVDTVDYREGTDPSFRRTLSGLTSYGRVTLKKGMTYSMDLYNWHYQVVQRGTSAPNARRSASITLLDTDGSTAAQWSLFNAWPTVYQTTGLNASSAEVMIETLELAIEYMKRMK
- a CDS encoding DUF6760 family protein, producing the protein MLALAHADRRRWCEEISKINDKINSADQQPERSLGIDLRELG
- a CDS encoding phage tail protein — protein: MSFSLGGAARALESLGAVQALKGLALDPFKAYSFRVVLGMNPLGGFNSISGVGWRTEVRTVREGGVNDYEHKLPGQSTCNELVFRKGLTLSDPMWRWYSQTISGRVWRMNGTIILMSDLHRPSPIDIMGTKISGLPAIGMPVAAWSFYGAWPIALEGAQLDASQSMIAVQQMTLAIDRIEKTIDARSLFNAAKSVASHLF
- a CDS encoding CIS tube protein, with the translated sequence MLARNTMALGGLSWPGGLARAHIVVEGTGGELGKQRINVMYNPTDLSLGQRAVVDGWGKNVMFHRTEPEDLVVSLFFDTFEDKTDVRVWTNKILALTEPRPSSRKGPKVPPTVRFAWADNLFTGIVIHVAQKFTMFLATGMPVRAELTVTFKEVLTDAQELAARGLDNCRKLWTVAATDRLDSIAYAALGDAAQWRLIADANGIYDPAGFPGPQWTGAIIAIPDTHGETFEPPGASDYV